A stretch of Gemmatimonadota bacterium DNA encodes these proteins:
- a CDS encoding glyoxalase/bleomycin resistance/dioxygenase family protein, with the protein MSDYPKIHLSFPVRDLERSVAFYRKLFGEDPVKTHPGYVKFLPSIAPLNLALYADGKAAGDGANHFGIEVRDHETVLRHLLRIRTSGLDTREEMDCDCCYANQDKFWVEDPDGREWEIYVLNRDLDEPGGRDDESCCAELEPGGPSEQARSSDATTCCGG; encoded by the coding sequence ATGTCAGATTATCCCAAGATCCATCTGTCGTTTCCCGTACGCGACCTGGAACGAAGCGTCGCATTCTACAGAAAACTGTTCGGTGAGGATCCCGTGAAGACCCATCCCGGTTATGTCAAGTTCCTGCCGTCCATCGCCCCCCTGAACCTGGCCCTGTACGCGGATGGGAAGGCCGCGGGCGACGGGGCGAACCATTTCGGCATCGAGGTCCGGGACCACGAAACGGTCCTGCGGCACCTGCTGCGTATCAGGACATCCGGACTGGATACCCGTGAAGAGATGGACTGCGACTGCTGTTACGCCAATCAGGACAAGTTCTGGGTGGAGGACCCGGACGGCCGCGAATGGGAGATCTACGTGCTGAACCGGGACCTGGATGAACCGGGCGGGCGGGATGATGAATCCTGTTGCGCGGAACTTGAACCGGGCGGCCCTTCCGAACAGGCACGTTCGTCCGATGCGACGACGTGCTGCGGCGGCTGA
- a CDS encoding sugar phosphate isomerase/epimerase encodes MKLGYSTWGMPDVELDEAVPHLASLGYDGIEITVIPGYVTELGTLEAEERRRIRGLFARHGVEMPAIAGHTSLLEPDVRLHAANMKRLKDTVELCADLTMDHLVPCLDTTPGGRPEDWTAVRDRLLNEVGDLVDYGARHGVVIAMEPHIGCCLCDVERTLWLLELIDSEYLKLNYDISHFDVAGVPTADSVAALAPHTVHTHVKDQRGRAPDFEFLIPGEGDFDYVEYLDAMQAAGYDDYITVEVSMMVQQREDYDPLDAAGLACRTLEAAFEASRAERT; translated from the coding sequence ATGAAACTAGGTTACTCCACCTGGGGCATGCCGGACGTCGAATTGGACGAAGCGGTGCCCCACCTGGCTTCCCTGGGATACGACGGCATCGAAATCACCGTCATCCCGGGCTATGTCACGGAACTGGGCACACTCGAAGCCGAGGAACGCCGCCGGATCCGCGGCCTCTTCGCAAGGCATGGCGTGGAGATGCCCGCTATCGCCGGGCACACAAGCCTCCTCGAGCCCGACGTGCGCCTGCACGCCGCCAACATGAAAAGGCTCAAGGATACCGTGGAACTCTGCGCGGACCTGACCATGGACCATCTCGTGCCCTGCCTGGACACCACGCCCGGCGGACGGCCGGAGGACTGGACCGCCGTGCGGGACCGGCTGCTGAACGAGGTGGGCGATCTCGTGGACTACGGCGCCCGCCACGGCGTGGTCATCGCCATGGAGCCCCACATCGGCTGCTGCCTTTGCGACGTGGAGCGGACCCTCTGGCTGCTCGAACTGATCGATTCCGAGTACCTGAAACTCAACTACGACATCAGCCACTTCGACGTGGCCGGCGTGCCCACGGCAGATAGCGTGGCGGCCCTGGCGCCCCACACCGTGCACACCCACGTGAAGGACCAGCGCGGCCGGGCGCCCGATTTCGAGTTCCTGATCCCCGGCGAGGGCGATTTCGACTACGTGGAGTACCTGGACGCCATGCAGGCGGCGGGATACGACGATTACATCACCGTGGAAGTCAGCATGATGGTACAGCAGCGTGAGGACTACGATCCCCTGGACGCGGCCGGACTGGCCTGCCGCACCCTGGAGGCCGCTTTCGAGGCGTCGCGAGCCGAGCGGACTTAG
- a CDS encoding Gfo/Idh/MocA family oxidoreductase, protein MDKARIGFIGTGWWATANHLPVLKKRADETGDVELSAVCRLGADELRQVQEAFGVPYGTEDYRRMLDEVELDGVVVSSPHTLHFEHAAAALERGLHVMVEKPMCTKSADARELVRLADEKGLHLLVPYGWHHKPYIQEAKRQLDAGVVGNIESVLCHMASPIRGLLQGLDFDHEANGGGLFAPDPDTWADPVVADGGYGHAQMSHSLGLMSWLTGLMPREVFAMMTEAESRVEMYDAVTVRFEDGVIGALSGSGDIPEGQMFQLDIRIFGSEGMLLLDVERARLAIHRHDGRDQVHDVAIDAGAYNCEGPPENFADLVLGRDVENYTPGDAAMRSVMILDAAYRSAKSGVLERV, encoded by the coding sequence ATGGATAAGGCACGCATAGGATTCATCGGTACCGGGTGGTGGGCGACGGCCAATCACCTGCCCGTGCTCAAGAAACGGGCGGACGAGACCGGGGACGTGGAACTGTCGGCCGTCTGCCGCCTCGGGGCGGATGAACTGCGCCAGGTGCAGGAGGCCTTCGGCGTCCCCTACGGGACGGAGGACTACCGCCGGATGCTGGACGAGGTCGAGCTCGACGGCGTGGTGGTGTCCAGCCCCCATACGCTGCACTTCGAGCACGCCGCCGCGGCGCTGGAGCGCGGGTTGCACGTCATGGTCGAAAAGCCCATGTGCACGAAGAGCGCCGACGCCAGGGAACTGGTCCGGCTGGCGGACGAGAAGGGGCTTCACCTGCTCGTTCCCTACGGATGGCACCACAAGCCCTATATCCAGGAGGCCAAGCGGCAGCTCGACGCCGGGGTCGTCGGGAACATCGAGTCCGTCCTCTGCCACATGGCCTCGCCTATCCGGGGCCTGCTCCAGGGACTGGACTTCGACCACGAGGCCAACGGCGGGGGCCTCTTCGCGCCCGATCCGGACACCTGGGCCGATCCCGTGGTGGCCGACGGCGGTTACGGGCACGCGCAGATGTCCCACAGCCTGGGCCTCATGTCCTGGCTCACGGGCCTGATGCCCCGCGAAGTCTTCGCCATGATGACCGAGGCGGAATCCAGGGTGGAGATGTACGACGCCGTGACGGTCCGCTTCGAGGACGGCGTGATCGGTGCGCTGTCGGGGTCGGGAGACATCCCTGAAGGGCAGATGTTCCAGCTCGACATCCGGATCTTCGGCTCGGAGGGCATGCTGCTGCTCGACGTCGAACGCGCCCGCCTCGCGATACACCGGCACGACGGGCGGGACCAGGTCCACGACGTGGCCATCGACGCGGGCGCCTACAACTGCGAGGGACCGCCCGAGAACTTCGCCGACCTGGTGCTCGGACGGGACGTGGAAAACTATACGCCCGGTGACGCGGCCATGCGTTCGGTCATGATCCTGGACGCCG
- a CDS encoding winged helix-turn-helix transcriptional regulator encodes MKKELTHGLHYNIFRNMEMINTEFVPASLEAEQKHAEAFKALSHRTRLAIFYHLVRQGEGGDSVGNLQEALGVPWATLSHHLDVLRRADLLASRREERYIFYRVRPERVSDLVRLLTACC; translated from the coding sequence ATGAAAAAAGAATTGACGCACGGACTTCATTACAATATTTTTAGAAATATGGAAATGATCAATACGGAATTCGTCCCTGCCTCACTCGAGGCCGAACAGAAACACGCCGAAGCGTTCAAGGCGCTGAGCCACCGGACACGGCTGGCGATCTTCTATCACCTTGTCCGCCAGGGTGAAGGGGGAGATTCCGTCGGGAACCTGCAGGAGGCACTCGGCGTGCCCTGGGCGACCCTCTCCCACCACCTGGACGTCCTGCGCCGCGCCGATCTGCTGGCGTCCCGCCGCGAAGAACGGTATATCTTCTACCGCGTGCGGCCCGAACGGGTAAGCGACCTGGTGCGCCTGCTTACCGCCTGCTGTTGA
- a CDS encoding Gfo/Idh/MocA family oxidoreductase, producing MSKIRLGLVGCGGMGHRHLYGLAELHRTGLCRFEPVVACDPRRENAESLAGHVEDHFGIRPAVVASLDEVDAGDLQAVDICTDPRHHHTVCADAASRGWDVMTEKPMGLTVRACRLMREATDGGGRILSVAENYRRDPVNRLAKALLDAGVIGTPRYMVHNTAGGSNKMLITVWRHLKNVSGLLLDVGVHFADILEYFMGPVSDIYAQTRLHEKIRYNDMAGKDPATASRNSPAGVYEHWQAEMPAEFEVTAEDAAYATLTFQSGAVCQYLEEHATFGKGFWHRGIYGSSGSMELPGDRSGQPFTIALEGKTIEGDALLDLVPDFALDEATAALFGGERMWKYSFPFPETDRKIIAIEYADFAEAIDEGRQPEVDGYMGMRSVAVSYGIMESGQAGRAVTMDEIMADETNGYQQEINDSLGI from the coding sequence ATGTCAAAGATCAGACTGGGTCTGGTGGGCTGCGGCGGCATGGGGCACCGGCACCTCTACGGCCTGGCCGAACTGCACCGCACCGGTCTCTGCCGGTTCGAACCCGTGGTGGCCTGCGACCCCCGCAGGGAGAACGCCGAATCCCTGGCCGGTCACGTCGAAGACCATTTCGGCATCCGTCCCGCGGTGGTCGCGAGCCTGGACGAGGTGGACGCCGGCGACCTGCAGGCCGTCGACATCTGCACCGATCCCCGCCACCATCACACGGTGTGCGCCGATGCGGCGTCCCGGGGATGGGACGTGATGACAGAGAAGCCCATGGGGCTCACGGTCCGCGCCTGCCGCCTCATGCGCGAAGCCACGGACGGGGGCGGGCGCATCCTGTCCGTCGCGGAGAACTACCGCAGGGATCCGGTGAACCGGCTTGCCAAGGCCCTGCTGGACGCCGGCGTGATCGGCACGCCCCGGTACATGGTCCATAATACCGCCGGCGGCAGCAACAAGATGCTGATCACCGTGTGGCGGCACCTGAAGAATGTCAGCGGCCTGCTGCTCGACGTGGGCGTTCATTTCGCGGACATCCTGGAGTACTTCATGGGTCCGGTGTCGGACATCTACGCCCAGACGCGGCTCCATGAGAAGATACGCTACAACGACATGGCGGGCAAAGATCCCGCGACGGCTTCCCGCAATTCGCCGGCCGGGGTCTACGAGCACTGGCAGGCGGAGATGCCCGCTGAATTCGAGGTGACCGCCGAGGATGCCGCCTATGCCACGCTGACCTTTCAGAGCGGCGCGGTCTGCCAGTACCTGGAAGAACACGCGACCTTCGGCAAAGGATTCTGGCACCGTGGCATTTACGGTTCATCCGGGTCGATGGAACTGCCCGGCGACCGTTCCGGCCAGCCATTCACCATTGCCCTGGAAGGCAAGACCATCGAGGGAGACGCCCTCCTGGACCTTGTGCCGGATTTCGCCCTGGATGAGGCGACGGCGGCGCTGTTCGGTGGCGAACGCATGTGGAAATACAGTTTCCCATTCCCGGAAACGGACCGCAAGATCATCGCCATCGAGTATGCCGATTTCGCGGAGGCCATCGACGAAGGCCGCCAGCCTGAGGTCGACGGCTACATGGGCATGCGTTCGGTCGCCGTCTCCTACGGCATCATGGAATCGGGACAGGCCGGCAGGGCCGTCACCATGGACGAGATCATGGCGGACGAGACCAACGGCTATCAGCAGGAAATCAACGACAGCCTGGGCATCTGA
- a CDS encoding cystathionine gamma-synthase, which translates to MKPDTLLVHAGGGLEPGSGAIAPSIHLSTTFEHTPEGEATNEHVYIRMGNPNQDRLEEALSAIEDGAVALVYASGMAAVTGCVQTLDPGAHVLMHRDVYSVTRAVGKELLPNWNIEVSDVDMTDPGAVRRAMRPQTALLWAETPSNPAMDVIDIGAVAGIAHAACALLAVDNTFATPVMQRPLQHGADIVMHSMTKYLGGHSDVQGGALVFRESGDRVVRARRVRTVTGGVLSPFNAWLVLRGMRSLGCRMARHVANAEAIAAAMAGHPGIEGVDYPGLPDHRGHAIATRQMDGYGGMLSLRVRGTREDALRVASKVRLIRNATSLGGVESLIEHRQSIEGPGSVTAPNLLRLSPGLEAAEDLIADLVQALE; encoded by the coding sequence ATGAAGCCAGACACGCTGCTGGTCCACGCGGGGGGAGGACTGGAGCCCGGCTCCGGGGCCATCGCGCCTTCCATTCACCTCTCGACCACCTTCGAGCACACGCCGGAGGGCGAGGCGACGAACGAACACGTCTACATCCGGATGGGCAACCCGAACCAGGACCGGTTGGAAGAGGCCCTGTCGGCCATCGAGGACGGCGCGGTGGCCCTCGTCTACGCGTCGGGCATGGCGGCGGTAACGGGCTGCGTGCAGACGCTCGATCCGGGCGCCCACGTGCTCATGCACCGGGACGTGTATAGCGTCACCCGCGCGGTCGGCAAGGAACTCCTGCCGAACTGGAACATCGAGGTGAGCGACGTGGACATGACCGATCCGGGCGCGGTCAGGCGCGCCATGCGGCCCCAAACGGCGCTGCTCTGGGCGGAGACCCCGTCGAACCCCGCCATGGACGTCATCGACATCGGCGCGGTGGCCGGCATCGCACACGCCGCCTGCGCCCTGCTGGCCGTGGACAACACCTTCGCCACACCGGTGATGCAGCGTCCCCTGCAACACGGCGCCGACATCGTCATGCATTCCATGACCAAGTACCTGGGCGGCCACAGCGACGTGCAGGGAGGCGCGCTCGTGTTCCGTGAAAGCGGAGACCGGGTCGTACGGGCCCGGCGCGTCCGGACGGTCACCGGCGGCGTGCTCTCCCCCTTCAACGCCTGGCTGGTCCTGCGGGGAATGCGATCGTTGGGATGCCGCATGGCGCGCCACGTGGCCAACGCTGAGGCCATTGCCGCGGCGATGGCCGGTCATCCGGGGATCGAGGGCGTCGATTATCCCGGCCTGCCCGATCACCGGGGACACGCCATCGCGACGCGGCAGATGGATGGGTACGGCGGCATGCTGTCCCTGCGGGTCAGAGGCACGCGGGAGGACGCGCTGCGGGTCGCAAGCAAGGTCAGGCTGATTCGGAACGCCACGAGCCTGGGCGGGGTGGAAAGCCTGATCGAGCACCGGCAGTCTATCGAGGGACCCGGCTCGGTAACGGCGCCCAACCTGCTCCGGCTGTCCCCCGGACTGGAAGCGGCCGAGGACCTGATCGCCGACCTGGTACAGGCGCTGGAGTGA